Proteins encoded by one window of Vitis vinifera cultivar Pinot Noir 40024 chromosome 10, ASM3070453v1:
- the LOC100257794 gene encoding wall-associated receptor kinase 2-like, protein MVMQMIQVLVFTILISIISLLFSLMETSASMAKPGCPETCGNVSIVYPFGIGKGCYLDKRFEITCSNSSLPHPIFQLDEENEAEVLLISLEYMRIRDWTSPICYVNYTSEGQSYAEFSYAPMEPFSYSHTENKFIGIGCDIFAYIGYSNTTNSINSSYISGCVSVCNGQGWSWLDTNYSCSGIGCCQTTFPEDLSIVDIRIGNMSTWPDGRDWPSNQCSLVLIAENNFSEFHQFDVSFSNVNKMYFYPSVLNWAIGNKSCHEARKRGDYACASNSRCVNSKKGSGYTCQCNSGYRGNPYLPDGCVDVDECMEPNNTLCKKGAFCINTNGSYYCNCPHGYLYRDDDKNEYECARNKGKLKAAVLVSSAGIGIALVLIILLVIGFWLHQELEKRKKNKLKQKFFKKNGGLLLQQQISSSSIESVEKTKLYTIEELEKATDNFNASRVLGKGGHGKVYKGMLLDGSIVAIKKSIIVDERHVVEFVNEVFILSQINHRHIVKLLGCCLESEVPLLVYENVSNSTLSHHLHNQDHASTLSWEKRLRIADEIAGALAYLHSYASPAILHRDIKSSNILLDQNFRAVVSDFGLSRPIANEKTHLTTLVQGTFGYLDPEYFRSGQFTDKSDVYAFGVVLAEILTGEKVISSSRVEESLAIHFRLAMKQDCLLEILDKVIVDEGPKVAIPAVANLAKRCLKLSGKKRPTMREIAAELDKLRTMESTLLQQTSLDNYTGSGRSYSYASTSAVTEEYVLQNQEFPRPDSMTA, encoded by the exons ATGGTTATGCAAATGATACAAGTTCTTGTGTTCACCATCTTGATCAGCATCATCTCCTTGCTATTCTCATTGATGGAAACATCAGCATCCATGGCCAAGCCTGGTTGCCCTGAGACATGTGGGAACGTCAGCATCGTTTATCCATTTGGTATTGGCAAAGGTTGTTACCTTGACAAACGTTTTGAGATCACATGCAGCAATTCTAGTCTGCCTCATCCTATTTTCCAACTGGACGAGGAAAATGAAGCTGAAGTTCTGCTTATATCTCTGGAGTATATGAGAATCAGAGATTGGACTTCCCCTATTTGTTATGTGAATTACACATCAGAAGGGCAAAGTTATGCCGAGTTCTCATATGCGCCGATGGAGCCTTTCAGTTATTCCCACACTGAAAATAAGTTCATTGGCATTGGCTGTGACATATTTGCTTATATTGGTTATTCCAATACTACAAATTCCATCAACAGCAGCTACATTAGCGGGTGTGTCTCCGTCTGCAATGGCCAAGGCTGGTCTTGGCTTGATACTAACTATTCTTGCTCTGGCATTGGTTGCTGCCAGACTACTTTTCCCGAGGATCTTTCCATCGTTGACATACGGATTGGTAACATGAGCACCTGGCCTGACGGCCGGGACTGGCCCTCCAATCAATGTAGCCTTGTCCTCATTGCTGAGAATAACTTCTCTGAATTCCACCAATTTGACGTCTCTTTCTCCAATGTAAACAAGATGTACTTTTACCCTTCAGTATTGAATTGGGCAATAGGAAACAAGTCTTGCCACGAAGCTCGAAAAAGAGGAGATTATGCATGTGCCAGCAACAGTCGTTGTGTTAATTCCAAGAAAGGCAGTGGATATACGTGTCAATGCAACTCAGGCTACCGTGGGAATCCCTACCTTCCAGATGGCTGCGTAG ATGTTGATGAGTGCATGGAGCCAAACAATACTCTTTGCAAGAAGGGAGCTTTTTGCATTAACACAAATGGTAGCTACTATTGCAACTGCCCACATGGTTACTTATACAGAGATGATGACAAAAATGAATATGAGTGTGCACGCAACAAAGGAAAACTCAAGGCAGCCGTTCTTGTTTCTTCAGCAG GAATAGGAATCGCTCTTGTTCTTATCATCCTACTTGTTATTGGCTTTTGGTTGCATCAAGAACtcgagaaaagaaagaaaaacaaactcaAGCAGAAGTTCTTCAAAAAGAATGGTGGTCTTCTTTTGCAGCAGCAAATCTCTTCAAGTAGTATAGAAAGTGTTGAGAAAACAAAGCTCTATACCATAGAAGAGTTGGAGAAGGCAACCGACAATTTCAATGCAAGTCGAGTTCTTGGAAAGGGGGGTCATGGTAAAGTATACAAAGGGATGCTATTGGATGGAAGCATAGTGGCCATTAAGAAGTCAATTATAGTAGATGAACGGCACGTAGTTGAGTTTGTCAATGAAGTTTTCATTCTTTCTCAGATTAACCATAGGCATATAGTGAAATTGTTAGGTTGTTGTCTAGAGAGTGAAGTTCCTTTGCTGGTTTATGAGAACGTCTCCAATAGCACTCTATCCCACCATCTCCATAATCAGGATCACGCATCAACATTGTCTTGGGAAAAGCGCTTGCGAATTGCAGATGAAATTGCAGGAGCCCTTGCTTATTTACATTCATATGCTTCTCCAGCTATCCTTCATAGGGATATCAAGTCTAGTAACATACTGTTGGATCAGAATTTTAGGGCTGTGGTTTCTGACTTTGGACTTTCAAGGCcaatagccaatgaaaaaactcACCTGACCACATTAGTGCAAGGCACATTTGGTTACTTGGATCCAGAGTATTTTCGATCAGGTCAGTTTACAGACAAAAGTGATGTATATGCATTCGGGGTAGTTCTTGCTGAAATTCTAACGGGTGAAAAGGTCATTTCTTCAAGTAGAGTTGAAGAGAGTCTAGCAATTCATTTTAGATTGGCAATGAAACAGGATTGCCTGCTTGAAATTCTAGACAAGGTAATCGTGGATGAAGGTCCGAAAGTGGCAATTCCTGCTGTTGCTAACCTTGCTAAAAGATGCCTGAAGTTGAGTGGGAAGAAAAGGCCAACCATGAGAGAAATAGCAGCAGAACTTGACAAATTAAGGACTATGGAGAGTACATTACTACAGCAGACTTCCCTGGACAACTACACTGGAAGCGGAAGGTCCTATTCTTATGCATCTACTAGTGCAGTTACAGAAGAGTATGTCCTTCAAAACCAGGAGTTTCCTAGACCAGATAGCATGACTGCTTAA